Proteins encoded by one window of Paenibacillus sp. DCT19:
- a CDS encoding Na/Pi cotransporter family protein, whose product MFREVVFPLLYGLVIFFTGMKVMEMSLQRMAGPMLAGWLNRATSAPWKGMAFSAGATALLQSSTAVTVLTIGLANTRIITYGRTLGIILGTNIGTCLTTELVGLQIGRAALPLLVLTLLGWATFVVLAERNQAAHEETKRTLFQIQCSFLAAAGFAFVMTGIQVMQSIAVPLRSMGVFQWFLDRSADSLWWGFLAGACLTALIHSSAAVISMAITLAATGVLPVEIGIAIVIGSNVGTCITAVLAAAGGASAGKFVAAAHVILNVAGALLFMPLIDQLHTASAWLSADHGAQIAHAQTLFNIICSLLALPLCYLPIWHKKPPVSAPSAKSPVA is encoded by the coding sequence ATGTTCAGAGAAGTTGTGTTTCCTTTATTATATGGGCTTGTTATCTTCTTTACTGGCATGAAGGTCATGGAAATGTCGTTGCAGCGCATGGCTGGACCTATGCTCGCCGGGTGGCTTAATCGCGCCACTTCTGCCCCATGGAAAGGGATGGCTTTCAGCGCAGGCGCAACTGCACTGCTCCAGAGCAGTACCGCAGTTACCGTGCTCACCATTGGTCTTGCCAATACAAGAATCATCACCTATGGGCGCACGCTTGGGATTATTTTAGGTACAAATATCGGCACCTGTTTAACCACTGAGCTTGTTGGATTGCAGATTGGGCGTGCTGCACTACCTCTACTCGTTCTTACCCTGCTTGGCTGGGCTACTTTTGTTGTCCTTGCAGAACGCAATCAGGCGGCTCATGAAGAAACCAAGCGAACGCTTTTTCAGATACAATGCAGTTTTTTGGCAGCCGCAGGATTTGCATTCGTCATGACAGGCATTCAGGTCATGCAATCCATTGCAGTTCCACTTCGAAGCATGGGTGTGTTTCAATGGTTTTTGGATCGCTCCGCGGATAGCCTATGGTGGGGATTTCTTGCAGGAGCCTGTCTGACCGCCCTCATTCACAGCAGTGCAGCCGTCATCAGCATGGCGATAACTCTTGCCGCGACAGGTGTGTTGCCCGTAGAGATTGGCATTGCCATTGTAATTGGATCCAACGTGGGCACGTGCATTACGGCCGTGCTTGCTGCCGCTGGTGGAGCATCCGCAGGCAAATTCGTCGCAGCTGCACACGTCATCTTAAACGTGGCAGGCGCACTATTGTTTATGCCGCTCATTGATCAGCTTCATACAGCTTCTGCTTGGCTCTCTGCGGATCACGGGGCACAGATCGCCCATGCACAGACGTTGTTTAACATCATCTGTTCACTGTTAGCTCTACCCTTATGTTATTTACCAATCTGGCACAAAAAACCACCGGTCTCCGCCCCATCGGCGAAATCACCCGTGGCATAA
- a CDS encoding NUDIX hydrolase: protein MNKKEISAGGVVYRKGDDGKLQIQLIVDRYGKNTLAKGKMEPGETIEQTALREILEETGMVGRIVEPVDVIAYTYQHAEFGAVDKEVHYYLVEAESGDMQPQIEEIKGVDWYTPEEAWSRQESNGYDNNDSILRDALNKLGINV from the coding sequence ATGAACAAAAAAGAAATTTCAGCAGGTGGCGTTGTTTATCGCAAAGGCGATGACGGTAAACTGCAGATCCAATTGATTGTGGATCGTTACGGGAAAAACACATTGGCTAAGGGCAAAATGGAACCAGGCGAAACGATTGAGCAGACAGCGCTGCGCGAGATATTGGAAGAGACAGGCATGGTTGGACGAATTGTTGAACCTGTCGATGTTATCGCCTATACGTACCAACATGCAGAGTTTGGCGCGGTAGACAAGGAAGTTCACTATTATTTAGTGGAAGCAGAGAGCGGCGATATGCAGCCTCAGATTGAAGAAATTAAAGGTGTAGACTGGTATACACCTGAGGAAGCATGGTCAAGACAGGAAAGTAACGGCTATGATAACAATGATAGCATTCTACGTGACGCACTGAACAAACTGGGTATTAACGTTTAA
- the mtaB gene encoding tRNA (N(6)-L-threonylcarbamoyladenosine(37)-C(2))-methylthiotransferase MtaB, translating to MPSVAFYTLGCKVNFYDTEAIWQLFKNEGYDQVDFDEQTADVYLINTCTVTNTGDKKSRQIIRRAIRRNPDAIVAVTGCYAQTSPAEILDIPGVDLVIGTQDRDKILPYVREIQESREPVNAVRNIMKTRVFEEMDVPDFADRTRAFLKIQDGCNNFCTFCIIPWSRGLSRSRESNSIVQQAHQLVHAGYKEIVLTGIHTGGYGDDMENYDLTDLLWDLDKVEGLERIRISSIEASQIDDRMLDVIKRSDKLVRHFHIPLQAGDDTVLKRMRRKYTTEEFYNKMLRIREAMPDVAITTDVIVGFPGETDEMFRNGYELMKKIGFSEMHVFPYSKRTGTPAARMEDQVDEEVKNARVHELIDLSEQMQLAYAQQFVGQVLDVIPEGEAKGREGSGKLQGYSDNYIQLIFDGSQDMIGKVCRVKLTEAGVNESQATLVRVLDGQLKSAAM from the coding sequence ATGCCATCCGTGGCGTTTTACACCTTAGGCTGCAAAGTTAACTTTTATGATACAGAAGCAATCTGGCAACTGTTTAAGAACGAAGGATACGATCAAGTGGACTTTGATGAACAGACGGCCGATGTATACTTAATTAATACTTGTACAGTGACGAATACAGGAGACAAGAAAAGCCGTCAAATTATTCGTCGTGCCATTCGTCGGAATCCGGATGCCATTGTGGCAGTAACTGGCTGTTACGCTCAGACCTCTCCTGCCGAGATTCTAGATATTCCAGGAGTAGACCTGGTTATCGGAACACAAGATCGGGATAAAATTTTGCCGTATGTTAGAGAAATCCAGGAATCCCGTGAGCCGGTAAACGCTGTTCGTAACATTATGAAGACACGTGTGTTTGAAGAAATGGATGTGCCTGATTTTGCTGATCGCACTCGTGCCTTCCTGAAAATTCAGGATGGATGTAATAACTTCTGCACATTCTGTATCATTCCGTGGTCGCGTGGTCTGTCTCGTAGCCGGGAATCAAACAGTATTGTTCAACAGGCGCATCAATTAGTGCATGCGGGGTACAAAGAAATCGTACTCACAGGTATCCACACTGGTGGATATGGTGACGACATGGAAAACTACGACCTGACCGACCTGCTCTGGGATTTGGATAAAGTCGAAGGTCTGGAACGTATTCGCATTAGCTCCATTGAAGCTAGCCAGATCGATGATCGTATGCTGGATGTAATCAAGCGTTCCGATAAATTGGTTCGTCACTTCCATATCCCGCTGCAAGCAGGCGACGATACAGTGTTGAAACGGATGCGCCGTAAATATACTACAGAAGAGTTCTACAATAAAATGCTCCGCATTCGTGAAGCTATGCCGGATGTAGCGATTACGACAGATGTTATTGTAGGATTCCCTGGTGAAACGGACGAGATGTTCCGTAACGGTTATGAACTGATGAAGAAAATTGGTTTCTCCGAAATGCACGTATTTCCTTATTCCAAACGTACCGGAACACCAGCAGCACGTATGGAAGATCAGGTGGATGAAGAAGTGAAAAATGCTCGCGTACATGAATTGATTGATCTATCTGAGCAGATGCAGCTGGCTTATGCACAGCAATTCGTGGGACAAGTATTGGATGTTATTCCTGAGGGAGAAGCCAAAGGCCGCGAAGGCAGCGGTAAACTTCAAGGATACAGCGATAATTACATTCAATTGATATTCGATGGTTCCCAGGATATGATTGGCAAAGTATGCCGCGTGAAACTCACTGAGGCGGGTGTCAACGAGAGCCAGGCTACGTTGGTTCGTGTATTGGACGGTCAACTGAAATCTGCGGCGATGTAA
- a CDS encoding 16S rRNA (uracil(1498)-N(3))-methyltransferase: MQRYFVSEEQFQERSVVITGDDARHISKVMRGKPGDKLIVSDGRTREALVEIEGIEAGEVTTNIVEPLEMDHEARIRVTVAQSLPKGDKMETVIQRCTEIGAVAFVPFLSERTIVQYDAKKESKRLERWGKIAKEAAEQSHRNRIPSIEQPLSWKGLLSSFEGYDLVCYCYEKENGKQLRDALKPFVEKLAPDDSANVLIVVGPEGGFSEKETVEADQAGAVSVGLGKRILRAETAGMAALTCVLYESGEMGGM; this comes from the coding sequence ATGCAGCGTTATTTTGTATCTGAAGAACAATTCCAAGAGCGTTCGGTTGTAATCACAGGGGATGATGCGCGTCATATCAGTAAAGTTATGCGTGGCAAACCTGGAGATAAACTGATTGTCAGTGACGGACGTACCAGAGAAGCTCTGGTGGAGATTGAAGGCATAGAAGCTGGTGAAGTGACAACGAATATTGTGGAGCCTCTGGAGATGGACCATGAGGCTCGTATTCGTGTAACGGTAGCTCAAAGCTTGCCTAAAGGTGACAAGATGGAAACGGTCATTCAGCGATGTACTGAGATCGGAGCGGTAGCGTTTGTTCCTTTTCTCTCGGAACGGACGATCGTGCAATATGATGCCAAGAAGGAAAGCAAACGACTAGAGCGGTGGGGGAAGATTGCCAAGGAAGCTGCCGAGCAGAGCCATCGCAATCGTATTCCGTCCATTGAGCAGCCGCTTTCCTGGAAAGGGCTGTTGTCTTCTTTTGAGGGATATGATCTGGTATGCTATTGTTATGAAAAAGAAAATGGTAAGCAACTGCGCGATGCGCTAAAACCGTTCGTAGAAAAGCTTGCACCTGATGATTCGGCTAATGTGTTGATTGTTGTAGGCCCAGAAGGCGGATTCTCGGAAAAGGAAACGGTGGAAGCGGATCAGGCTGGCGCTGTATCGGTTGGACTGGGCAAACGGATTTTGCGTGCAGAGACGGCTGGTATGGCCGCGCTGACTTGTGTTTTATACGAATCTGGAGAAATGGGGGGAATGTAA
- a CDS encoding site-2 protease family protein, with amino-acid sequence MDFLNSLFRYPLDQLPFFLITILIAFTVHEFAHAYFANKFGDPTAKLLGRVTLNPVVHFDLLGVLMLLIAGFGWARPVPVNRANFDHPRRMSLIVSLAGPLSNLLLAIIGTIVFATLVGTGVMQNIENERLYTAIATFFFMFNLTNFFLFLFNLIPLPPLDGYRVLEELLPPSISRKLQGVEQWSILIFLLILIVPPLRDVTINPLYMLAYSMYDDFGNLIRGLF; translated from the coding sequence ATGGATTTTCTAAATTCGCTCTTTCGTTACCCACTAGATCAGTTACCGTTTTTCTTAATAACAATTTTGATTGCTTTTACTGTGCATGAGTTCGCACATGCGTATTTTGCCAATAAATTTGGAGATCCAACAGCGAAACTGTTAGGGAGAGTAACGCTTAATCCGGTTGTGCATTTTGATTTGTTGGGCGTGTTAATGCTACTGATTGCTGGTTTTGGTTGGGCACGACCTGTACCCGTGAATCGAGCCAACTTCGATCATCCGCGCAGAATGAGTTTGATTGTCTCCTTGGCAGGCCCTTTGAGTAATTTGTTACTTGCGATCATAGGAACCATCGTATTTGCTACGCTTGTGGGTACTGGCGTTATGCAAAATATTGAAAATGAACGATTGTATACAGCCATTGCAACCTTCTTCTTCATGTTCAATCTCACGAACTTTTTCCTGTTTTTATTCAACCTGATTCCATTACCACCGCTGGACGGTTATCGGGTTCTGGAAGAGTTATTACCGCCCTCCATTAGTCGCAAGCTACAGGGCGTGGAACAATGGTCTATTCTTATTTTCTTGCTTATTCTGATCGTACCTCCGTTACGCGATGTAACGATTAATCCGTTATACATGTTGGCATACAGTATGTATGACGATTTTGGAAATTTGATTAGAGGTCTATTTTAG
- the prmA gene encoding 50S ribosomal protein L11 methyltransferase has product MLWHELTIHTTEEAVEMISNFLHEAGAGGVSIEESGTLNKKRDAPYGEWYEFPLNDIPEGFAEIKGYFSEDTDMEALQAEVRPRIEQLPEFDINVGDVRYETRTVDENDWADAWKKYFKPVRVSERLTIKPTWEEYTPESPDEKIIELDPGMAFGTGTHPTTSLCLRTLETVIQGGEEVIDVGTGSGILAIGAVQLGAKHVLALDLDPVAVSSAKENAHLNGLDDRITVKESDLLSVLGSEDPTLGVKLPVKVIVANILAEIIMLFVDDVYNALEPGGIYIASGIWKNKEQLVHDGLIAAGFEISAVHRDEDWLAYVARKR; this is encoded by the coding sequence ATGTTATGGCATGAACTAACAATACATACTACCGAAGAAGCGGTGGAGATGATTTCGAATTTTTTGCATGAAGCAGGTGCTGGAGGGGTTTCAATTGAAGAGTCCGGTACTTTAAATAAAAAGCGTGATGCACCTTATGGTGAGTGGTATGAGTTTCCATTAAATGATATCCCTGAAGGTTTTGCTGAGATCAAAGGGTATTTCTCCGAAGACACGGACATGGAAGCATTACAGGCAGAAGTGCGCCCGAGAATTGAGCAACTTCCTGAATTCGATATTAATGTGGGTGACGTGCGTTATGAGACAAGAACGGTTGATGAGAACGACTGGGCAGATGCTTGGAAAAAGTATTTTAAACCTGTGCGTGTGTCAGAACGTCTGACGATCAAACCGACATGGGAGGAGTACACCCCAGAAAGCCCTGACGAAAAAATTATCGAGCTTGACCCAGGCATGGCCTTTGGTACGGGGACTCACCCCACAACTTCACTCTGTTTGCGTACACTGGAAACGGTGATCCAAGGCGGAGAAGAAGTCATCGATGTCGGAACAGGTTCAGGTATTCTGGCCATTGGCGCGGTACAACTTGGGGCGAAGCATGTTCTAGCTTTAGATCTGGACCCAGTTGCTGTATCCAGCGCAAAGGAAAATGCACATCTGAACGGACTTGATGATCGCATCACTGTGAAGGAAAGTGATCTATTGTCTGTTTTGGGTAGCGAAGACCCAACGCTTGGTGTAAAACTCCCAGTCAAAGTCATTGTAGCGAATATTCTGGCAGAGATCATTATGCTGTTTGTGGATGATGTGTACAATGCTCTTGAACCAGGAGGCATTTATATTGCTTCAGGTATCTGGAAAAATAAAGAGCAGTTAGTTCATGATGGACTCATTGCCGCTGGATTTGAGATTAGTGCCGTTCACCGTGATGAGGACTGGCTGGCGTACGTAGCTAGGAAGAGGTAA